One Phaseolus vulgaris cultivar G19833 chromosome 11, P. vulgaris v2.0, whole genome shotgun sequence genomic window carries:
- the LOC137826414 gene encoding cytochrome P450 82A4-like codes for MDFVLNYLNTSAIAFLSLILFCLFFYNPFNFFQTKEAPTVAGAWPVLGHLPLLSGSKRPHRTLGALADKYGPIFTIQLGSKKALVINNWEMAKECFTTNDMAVSSRPKLIAIELMGYNAMFGFVPYGPYWRELRKIVTLEILTTRRVEQLQHVRVSELQNSIKELHDVWCSQKSESGYALVELKQWFSHLAFNMVLRMVVGKRYFGGENLDNEKAQRCVKAVEEFMRLLGVFAVGDAVPWLRWFDFGGHEKAMKETAKELDSIIGEELEEHRKRKGLGEKDDEAQDFMEVMISLLDGRTIDGIDADTMIKSTVLAVIAAGTDTNNTVLTWTISLILRNPLVLEKVKDELDTHIGKQKCVNESDISKLTYLQAIVKETLRLYPPGPLSAPREFTENCTLRDYNIKKGTRLITNLWKIHTDSNVWEDPLEFKPERFLTTHKDIDVKGHHFELLPFGGGRRICPAVSLGLQMVHFTLARFLHSFEILSPSPDPIDMTETFGLTNTKATPLDILIKPRLSLSCYENNRSLS; via the exons ATGGATTTTGTTCTAAACTACTTGAATACCAGTGCCATTGCATTTCTTTCTCTAATCCTCTTCTGTTTATTCTTCTACAATCCcttcaatttttttcaaacCAAAGAGGCTCCCACTGTTGCAGGAGCATGGCCAGTACTTGGTCACCTTCCACTGTTGAGTGGTTCAAAGAGACCCCATAGAACTTTGGGTGCTTTGGCTGACAAATATGGACCCATTTTCACCATCCAACTTGGTTCAAAAAAGGCTTTGGTAATCAACAACTGGGAAATGGCAAAGGAATGCTTCACCACAAACGACATGGCCGTTTCCTCTCGCCCCAAGCTCATCGCCATTGAACTCATGGGCTACAATGCCATGTTTGGCTTTGTACCCTATGGTCCCTATTGGCGCGAGTTACGAAAGATTGTAACTTTAGAAATCCTCACTACTCGTCGAGTGGAACAACTGCAGCATGTTCGTGTCTCAGAACTTCAAAACTCGATCAAAGAGTTGCATGATGTTTGGTGCAGCCAAAAGAGTGAGTCTGGCTATGCCTTGGTGGAGCTGAAGCAATGGTTTTCTCACCTCGCATTCAACATGGTTCTTCGAATGGTCGTTGGGAAGAGATATTTTGGTGGTGAAAACTTGGACAATGAGAAGGCACAGAGATGTGTGAAGGCTGTGGAGGAGTTCATGCGTCTGTTGGGGGTGTTCGCAGTGGGAGATGCTGTTCCTTGGCTTAGATGGTTTGATTTTGGAGGGCATGAGAAGGCCATGAAAGAAACTGCGAAAGAGTTGGATAGTATTATAGGTGAGGAGTTAGAGGAACATCGAAAAAGGAAGGGTTTGGGTGAGAAGGATGATGAAGCTCAAGATTTCATGGAAGTAATGATTTCATTGCTTGATGGAAGAACTATTGATGGGATCGATGCAGATACCATGATCAAATCCACCGTACTG GCAGTGATTGCAGCAGGAACTGACACAAACAATACAGTTCTTACATGGACAATATCTTTGATTCTAAGAAATCCTTTGGTGTTGGAAAAAGTAAAAGATGAACTTGACACTCATATTGGAAAACAGAAATGCGTAAATGAGTCTGATATAAGTAAGTTAACATATCTTCAAGCTATAGTCAAAGAAACTTTAAGATTGTATCCTCCTGGTCCACTTTCGGCACCTCGTGAATTCACAGAGAATTGCACTTTAAGAgactataatataaaaaagggAACCCGACTAATCACAAATCTTTGGAAGATTCACACAGATAGTAATGTTTGGGAAGACCCTTTGGAGTTCAAACCAGAAAGGTTTCTTACAACTCATAAAGATATTGACGTCAAAGGTCATCATTTTGAGCTATTACCATTTGGAGGTGGTAGAAGAATATGTCCAGCAGTATCCCTTGGCCTTCAAATGGTGCATTTCACTCTTGCTAGGTTTTTGCattcttttgaaattttaagtCCATCACCTGATCCTATAGACATGACTGAAACATTTGGATTAACCAACACTAAAGCCACTCCACTTGATATTCTTATTAAACCACGTCTATCTCTTagttgttatgaaaacaaccgTTCCTTATCTTAG